One region of Drosophila teissieri strain GT53w chromosome 2L, Prin_Dtei_1.1, whole genome shotgun sequence genomic DNA includes:
- the LOC122626453 gene encoding cytochrome c oxidase subunit 7A1, mitochondrial yields the protein MALPDGLSNKMKVFQAVNELPVFLKGGPADKILFGVTAGLCGLGIVSFVHLVYTMGFAKKKA from the exons ATGGCTCTACCCGATGGACTTTCCAACAAAATGAAGGTTTTCCAG GCCGTCAACGAGCTGCCCGTTTTCCTGAAGGGCGGACCAGCGGATAAGATTTTATTCGGCGTTACTGCTGGACTGTGTGGCCTTGGCATCGTTAGCTTCGTCCATTTGGTCTACACAATGGGATTCGCCAAGAAGAAGGCCTAA